Proteins from a single region of Apis mellifera strain DH4 linkage group LG7, Amel_HAv3.1, whole genome shotgun sequence:
- the Nipped-B gene encoding nipped-B protein precursor encodes MNLRVHVRTLDLILIIFFVQAVMPEQVKFKMNGVIPSVPITTLAGIASLTDLLPEMPLPTPLPQTLTNKSLLFHPRVAEEAQILLSVRNENLVPQLILSLSQTSSDHIELKDNYANTEQPMETEQNTPELLKAILQINPHVFKGPQYNSPRNWTQGTPMMHTNQSSANYGRFSPSYSSSSGSRQTPQGSPAHPAAARTVLPPPTGINPLPNMTPQPNMYSPAHMSSPGTPLTTLGNVTPQHHNMAGMTPQHMHMASPMRANIPLQQHQPVNIQQNMYDPMMNQQVHHPLGNHQPMEMESTVQENQQFLLDPVTGLPDIDIPIENIEAKQSIDNATQHLLSATQTTSYPSMDTSPIINPLNTTPTTMIQHQQNNNSEKGMKMPAPLPEKLKEPIVMLDRLSLADQALMQKSIAAFAEKSPSRAAKMGISNREDIKSESESEEEIGKNNKYFKARAKERQVQREKEKAERKKSEDKSRRRRRVLDDDEEDDKKEPLTPSKPKIRKIEKKLVPVLAKLSVEELMETNTYQRFNTTIETIFENTEDVATNAELEDDGDVPPELLIPKYQLHDLCTEAAKLKALGAMESIPADRLVRLLNILEKNIRDGAKVSPLADPDDDVDESRLWTQLAMERVQRAVDASLIALHIMTSSNMPKMVYLEDVIDRIVLFMKFQLQNTIYPSFDPVYKIDTKNKTDNYNSSGRKKRGHMKEVREKSILQVYNKMHELVGLLAELLNIQVLTDTSVLHASTLGVAPFFVESVSDLQLSALKLVTVIFTKYEKHRRLLLDDILASIARLPSSKRSLRTYRLNSEDHIQMLTALVLQLIQCVVVLSDNIIPQQKKSQDEEEKKEEKKTSYVDADVLIINKYETATRIAGNFLTVFLNKCGSKGEEIDYRPLFENFVQDLLATVNKPEWPAAELLLSLLGNLLVGHFSNKSSDMALRVASIDYLGVVAARLRKDAVSSQCKLSTIDQIIKDIKIEQQKDSDYDQVKDKEIIGLNEDEERTVFLQKVLLDYLAVNGTKDSALGYARHFYLAQWYRDCAVEKSRVGQTKNSPSKKMHKKKVKKKNKHHASDQDSESELDEQDADENDNNEQKNSEAYRIIEEKKKYIISRIRPYSTGTKPDILQTYIDYNSAELISQYLASKRPFSQSFDRYLKQILHVLTESSIAIRTKAMKCLTMIVEADPSVLARVDMQLGVKHSFLDHATSVREAAVDLVGKFVLSRPELIDKYYDMLSARILDTGVSVRKRVIKILKDICMECPDFPKIPEICVKMIRRVNDEEGIRKLVMEVFQNMWFTPVRERPTLDSESLLRKVMNITDVVAASKDMGLEWFEQLLVSLFKPKEDKDDSTKMQTEPPKALLTACKQIVDCLIENVLRLEETNLEESEKTEKKGSSQRLVACLTTLYLFAKIRPQLLVNHAITLQPYLSLKCQTQGDYQIISSVAHTLELVVPLMEHPSETFLAQLEEDSVKLILQHDRSVVASCLSCLGSIVNNVTRNFKLIRDCFKKYYGHLTEYKSFYEKDPTNPMLLKYRPFVRRALFTVGLLLRHFNFTDPEVIEGLAENIKDQVFETLNYFVHLDNDDIRHFTLSAIGSLCIRHYEFMLLPELKELYHHLLTSENALVHMRIQVLNNIEVYLLEEDKRMIKQDMEWAKMSKQENLKEMGDVSSGMASTVIQLYVKEILESFLHANISVRHAALKVIQLILAQGLVHPVQIVPYLICMSTDCEKVVSHSADKQLQDIEKKYPGFIHMKSQLGIKLSYRLQKILQTDITVRGMRVKDGEFPGALNGFLYTILRNTKQQRRAIVLSFLKQFDESAKTSLSQMLYLADNLAYFTYQVQDEPLFIIHHIDIIISMSGTNLVQSFKEALLPKEGNCQLQQHHQQHQQQQQQHHHHHQQQQQQQYHQQHHQQIHTSLGPDGQPRPEQLLSVLEDEEDDEEDEESLLARLPGDTTLLRDYITASQGFLLLLTLRQHLKDLYGFSDQKIGQYSPTEAAKVYEKAVNRKSNLLFKPKATLQRLREGVSNVELDAEGRKKLVKEYLDFKQLMLKFDLEEPEEDGNEGDTSGGGGSKQSIDVSNKMMSESDNKMEISVTTNPQMVNQYQANLNSSIEHPNNSINSMPTGGSIPVTMPVHRSPPVAVNAAPASQIASPRVPKLTIHAHHPEGVKEHRKHRAHKTEKVKKHKKKKRRRISDSSESGEDYSDPDFLV; translated from the coding sequence ATGAACCTCAGAGTACATGTAAGGACACTGgacctaattttaataatattttttgtccaGGCTGTAATGCCAGAACAAGTCAAATTCAAGATGAACGGGGTTATACCGAGTGTGCCAATCACAACTCTCGCTGGTATTGCGAGTCTTACTGACTTGTTACCTGAAATGCCCCTGCCAACACCGCTGCCTCAGACTTTAACTAACAAGTCCCTTTTATTTCATCCAAGAGTGGCAGAGGAAGCACAAATATTACTAAGTGTTCGAAATGAAAACTTAGTGCcccaattaatattatctttatctcaAACCTCATCTGatcatattgaattaaaagataattatgcaAATACAGAACAGCCTATGGAAACCGAGCAAAATACTCCTGAATTACTTAAGgcaattttgcaaataaatccgCATGTGTTTAAGGGGCCTCAATATAATTCACCAAGAAATTGGACCCAAGGCACACCTATGATGCACACCAATCAATCATCCGCTAATTATGGACGATTTTCACCATCCTATTCAAGTTCTTCAGGGTCAAGACAAACGCCTCAAGGTAGTCCAGCTCATCCTGCTGCTGCTAGAACAGTACTACCACCGCCTACTGGTATAAATCCTCTACCCAATATGACCCCACAACCAAATATGTATTCTCCGGCACATATGAGTTCTCCTGGTACGCCGCTAACAACTCTTGGTAACGTAACACCACAACACCATAATATGGCTGGTATGACACCTCAACATATGCATATGGCATCTCCTATGCGTGCTAATATACCTTTACAACAACATCAACCTGTTAATATTCAGCAAAATATGTATGATCCTATGATGAATCAACAAGTACATCATCCATTAGGAAATCATCAACCAATGGAGATGGAAAGTACAGTACaagaaaatcaacaatttttactCGATCCAGTAACAGGTCTTCCCGACATCGATATACcgattgaaaatatcgaagCGAAACAAAGTATAGATAATGCGACGCAACATCTTTTATCTGCGACGCAAACCACATCTTATCCAAGTATGGATACCAGTCCTATAATCAATCCGTTGAATACTACGCCAACAACGATGATACAACACCAGCAAAACAATAATTCagaaaaaggaatgaaaatgCCTGCTCCTTTGccagagaaattaaaagaaccgATCGTCATGTTAGATAGATTATCATTAGCAGATCAAGCTTTAATGCAGAAGAGTATAGCCGCATTTGCTGAAAAATCGCCAAGTCGAGCTGCAAAAATGGGGATTTCTAATCGCGAGGATATAAAGTCCGAGTCGGAAAGCGAGGAAGAAATaggtaaaaataacaaatatttcaaagcgCGTGCAAAAGAACGCCAAGtccaaagagagaaagaaaaagctgagaggaaaaaaagtgaAGATAAAAGTCGTAGACGAAGAAGGGTATTGGATGACGACGAGGAAGATGATAAAAAGGAACCTCTTACACCCTCGAAACCAAAAATCagaaagattgaaaagaaaCTCGTTCCTGTTTTAGCTAAACTCAGTGTGGAAGAATTAATGGAAACCAATACGTATCAACGTTTTAACACAACCATAGAAACGATATTCGAAAATACAGAAGATGTGGCAACCAATGCTGAATTAGAAGATGATGGTGATGTGCCTCCAGAATTGTTAATTCCTAAATATCAATTACATGATTTATGTACAGAAGCAGCCAAGCTGAAGGCATTAGGAGCAATGGAATCGATTCCGGCAGATAGATTGGTtagattattaaacattttagaGAAGAATATTCGGGACGGAGCTAAGGTATCTCCGCTGGCGGATCCGGATGATGACGTCGATGAGAGTCGATTATGGACGCAATTAGCTATGGAACGAGTACAGCGTGCAGTGGATGCCTCTTTAATTGCATTACATATTATGACGTCCAGTAATATGCCAAAAATGGTCTACTTGGAAGATGTGATCGACAGAATAGTCCTTTTCATGAAGTTTCAGTTACAAAATACTATTTATCCTTCGTTTGATCCAGTATACAAAATAGACACAAAAAACAAGACTGACAATTATAATTCTAGTGGTCGTAAGAAAAGGGGTCATATGAAAGAAGTCAGAGAGAAAAGTATCCTTCaggtttataataaaatgcacGAATTAGTTGGTCTTCTtgctgaattattaaatattcaagttCTAACCGACACTAGTGTTTTACACGCCTCCACGTTAGGCGTTGCACCATTTTTCGTTGAATCTGTTAGCGATCTTCAATTGAGCGCTTTGAAACTGGTCACAGTAATATTTACTAAATACGAGAAGCATAGGAGATTACTGTTAGATGATATTTTGGCGTCTATAGCTCGACTTCCTAGTAGCAAAAGAAGCCTTAGGACTTACAGGTTAAATTCTGAAGATCATATACAAATGTTAACAGCTTTGGTTTTACAGCTAATTCAATGTGTTGTTGTATTATCGGACAATATAATCCCTCAACAGAAGAAGTCGCAAgacgaagaggagaagaaagaagagaaaaagaccAGTTACGTTGATGCTGATGTCttgatcataaataaatacgagACTGCTACGAGAATAGcgggaaattttttaacagtGTTCCTGAACAAGTGCGGCAGCAAAGGTGAAGAGATTGATTACAGGCCACTGTTCGAGAATTTCGTTCAAGATTTATTGGCCACTGTCAATAAACCAGAATGGCCAGCGGCTGAGTTGCTCCTCAGTCTACTTGGAAATTTGTTAGTAGGTCATTTTTCTAACAAAAGTTCTGATATGGCTCTCAGAGTGGCCTCTATCGACTACCTAGGCGTTGTAGCGGCCAGATTGAGGAAAGATGCGGTTAGTTCTCAATGCAAATTGTCCACCATCGATCAGATTATTAAGGACATCAAAATCGAGCAGCAGAAAGATTCTGATTATGATCAGGTAaaggataaagaaataataggtTTGAACGAAGACGAGGAGCGGACGGTTTTTTTACAGAAGGTACTTCTCGATTATTTGGCGGTGAATGGAACCAAGGATTCCGCTTTAGGCTATGCCCGCCATTTCTATTTGGCACAATGGTACAGAGATTGTGCCGTGGAGAAATCTAGGGTCGGTCAAACGAAGAACAGCCCGAGTAAGAAGATGCACAAGAAAAaggtgaaaaagaagaataaacatCACGCCAGCGACCAAGACTCGGAATCGGAGTTGGATGAACAGGATGCGGACGAAAACGACAATAACGAACAGAAGAACTCGGAAGCGTACAGAATCAttgaggagaagaagaagtataTTATAAGTAGAATAAGGCCGTACAGCACTGGCACGAAACCGGATATACTTCAGACTTATATTGATTACAATTCGGCGGAACTGATATCGCAATATCTCGCCTCGAAGAGGCCGTTTTCGCAGAGTTTCGATCGGTACCTGAAACAGATACTGCACGTGCTCACAGAATCGTCTATCGCGATCAGGACGAAGGCAATGAAATGCCTGACGATGATCGTTGAAGCGGATCCGAGTGTGTTGGCGCGGGTAGATATGCAATTGGGTGTGAAACATTCGTTTTTAGATCACGCGACGTCGGTCCGCGAGGCGGCTGTTGATCTAGTAGGAAAATTTGTACTAAGTAGGCCcgaattaatagataaatactACGATATGCTGTCGGCTAGAATTCTAGATACTGGTGTTAGCGTACGTAAGCGCgtgatcaaaattttaaaggatATCTGTATGGAGTGTCCTGACTTTCCTAAAATTCCTGAAATCTGCGTGAAGATGATCAGGCGGGTGAACGACGAGGAGGGTATTAGGAAATTGGTAATGGAAGTGTTTCAGAATATGTGGTTCACACCTGTCAGGGAACGGCCCACATTGGATTCCGAGTCGTTACTGAGAAAAGTAATGAACATCACGGACGTTGTGGCAGCTAGTAAAGATATGGGTTTGGAATGGTTCGAACAGCTGCTGGTTAGCTTGTTCAAGCCCAAAGAGGACAAAGACGATAGTACAAAGATGCAAACCGAGCCCCCAAAGGCATTATTAACGGCGTGTAAACAGATTGTTGACTGCTTGATTGAGAACGTTCTTCGATTGGAAGAGACGAATCTGGAAGAATCCGAAAAGACAGAGAAAAAGGGATCCTCTCAAAGATTAGTCGCTTGCTTGACAACTTTGTATTTGTTTGCGAAAATACGGCCACAATTGCTAGTCAATCACGCGATTACGTTACAACCTTATCTAAGCTTGAAATGTCAAACTCAGGGTGATTATCAGATCATCAGTAGCGTAGCACACACATTGGAATTGGTCGTACCGTTGATGGAACATCCTAGTGAGACTTTTTTAGCACAGTTGGAAGAAGATTCGGTAAAATTGATCCTTCAACACGATAGATCGGTTGTGGCTAGCTGTTTGTCCTGCTTAGGCTCTATAGTGAACAACGTAACcaggaattttaaattaatacgagactgttttaaaaaatattatggacATCTGACTGAGTACAAATCCTTTTACGAGAAAGATCCCACAAATCCTATGCTTTTAAAGTATCGACCATTTGTCAGGAGAGCATTGTTCACTGTTGGCTTGCTGCTGCGACACTTTAATTTTACCGATCCAGAAGTGATCGAGGGACTAGCAGAGAATATAAAAGATCAGGTATTTGAAACGTTGAACTATTTCGTACATCTGGATAACGATGATATCCGACACTTTACTTTATCTGCAATTGGATCTTTATGTATTCGTCATTATGAATTCATGTTACTTCCCGAGTTGAAAGAGTTGTATCATCATTTGCTTACGTCAGAGAATGCCTTAGTTCACATGAGGATTCAAGTATTGAACAATATCGAGGTATACTTGTTGGAAGAAGACAAGAGAATGATCAAACAGGACATGGAATGGGCGAAGATGTCCAAGCAAGAAAACTTGAAGGAAATGGGAGATGTTTCATCAGGGATGGCTAGTACTGTGATTCAGTTATATGTGAAAgagattttagaatcttttttgCATGCAAACATCAGTGTACGTCATGCAGCATTGAAAGTGATCCAATTGATCCTAGCTCAAGGTTTGGTTCATCCGGTTCAAATAGTTCCCTATCTGATTTGCATGAGCACAGATTGCGAAAAAGTAGTCAGTCATAGCGCGGATAAGCAACTTCAAGACATCGAGAAGAAATATCCTGGTTTTATTCACATGAAATCCCAATTAGGTATCAAGCTTAGCTATCGATTGCAGAAGATTCTACAAACTGATATCACGGTGAGAGGAATGAGGGTCAAGGATGGCGAATTTCCTGGTGCGTTGAACGGTTTCCTTTATACCATCTTGAGGAACACGAAACAACAAAGAAGAGCAATAGTATTGTCTTTCTTAAAACAGTTTGACGAATCTGCGAAAACTAGTTTATCACAGATGCTCTACTTGGCCGACAATCTCGCTTACTTTACATATCAAGTGCAAGACGAGCCATTGTTTATCATTCatcatattgatattattatttccatgtCCGGTACAAATCTTGTGCAGTCATTTAAGGAAGCATTACTACCAAAAGAAGGAAATTGTCAACTACAACAGCATCATCAGCAGcatcaacaacaacaacaacaacatcaCCACCAtcatcaacaacaacaacagcaacaataCCATCAGCAACATCACCAACAAATTCACACATCTCTGGGACCGGATGGACAGCCACGACCAGAGCAATTATTGTCAGTATTGGAAGATGAAGAGGATGATGAAGAGGATGAGGAATCGTTACTGGCAAGGTTACCAGGAGACACTACGTTGCTGAGGGATTATATCACCGCCAGCCAAGGTTTTTTGTTGCTGCTCACTTTGAGGCAACACTTGAAAGATCTGTACGGTTTCTCTGACCAAAAAATTGGCCAGTATTCGCCGACAGAGGCAGCGAAGGTGTACGAGAAAGCTGTGAACCGTAAGAGTAACTTGCTGTTCAAACCAAAGGCAACCCTGCAAAGATTAAGGGAAGGCGTAAGTAACGTCGAACTTGATGccgagggaaggaaaaaattagtGAAGGAATATTTGGATTTCAAgcaattaatgttaaaatttgatcTGGAAGAACCGGAGGAAGATGGAAACGAGGGTGACACGAGTGGCGGGGGTGGGAGCAAACAATCGATAGATGTTTCTAACAAAATGATGTCTGAATCGGacaataaaatggaaatcaGTGTGACGACCAATCCACAGATGGTAAATCAATATCAAGCCAATTTGAACTCGTCGATCGAGCATCCGAACAATTCGATAAACTCGATGCCTACCGGTGGTTCCATTCCGGTCACCATGCCTGTCCACAGATCACCGCCAGTTGCTGTGAACGCGGCGCCAGCATCGCAAATTGCATCACCACGTGTGCCCAAGCTGACGATACACGCGCATCATCCAGAGGGAGTGAAGGAACATCGTAAACACCGGGCGCACAAAAcggaaaaagtgaaaaagcataagaagaagaagaggagaagaatttCCGACAGTAGCGAGAGCGGCGAGGACTACAGTGATCCTGACTTTTTAGTGTGA
- the LOC102654592 gene encoding coiled-coil domain-containing protein 112: MCTSGNDNSVKTRNDTSKKKVASAQNLFMKPLLRLKQQEHILEKGLISAIKNMKIDSNLLQDITHQHAELSLRRHNYLDTMYKNMENIISDLDSVKNIVKNPEEIKKLDVNVYKSKLIKLSQNMQDFKKSYPIESLKEEGDALNVEFQECNFNFDKYEKNATTRGPLSCKTKTENKKKEKIEFKDVNDFHSLVAITGHTENWTLDDHLFFLKTRKKCKSIPTLVTTIRKKCPDLTAETIVNHEAWYKHYEDLRERQRMAVKEWRQRKESERKIKNIDEIGRETERCREKEDLQDEIVEEKAIKVFKNAKSTRSETNSSASSNNNNNNNNNDEKKELIKRWKIEKENKRFVDEEQMRLRMKLKREREEDRRKKRREKIQESLEEYKKKKSMENSLKEMNKVQRERCKYNTTLIKAFREQDKEYTEKRKNLILRSKKPKKSELVDVKRVELVETRNYSTLLSSTKVWREKCKTMDDDSTRLNNTNEFRYIKDIPRMCIRWRNEESEDLNV, translated from the exons ATGTGCACCAGTGGTAACGATAACAGTGTTAAAACAAGGAATGACACGTCGAAGAAGAAAGTTGCGTCCgcgcaaaatttatttatgaaaccaTTATTGAGGTTGAAACAGCAAGAGCATATTCTTGAAAAAGGATTAATCAGTGCGattaaaaacatgaaaatagACTCGAATTTATTGCAAGACATCACGCACCAACATGCAGAGTTATCCTTAAGAAG ACACAATTATTTAGACACGATGTACAAAAACatggaaaatattatctcCGACTTGGattctgtaaaaaatatcgttaaaaatccggaagaaattaagaaattag ACGTAAACGTGTACAAATCAAAATTGATCAAACTTTCGCAAAATATGCAGGATTTCAAGAAATCTTATCCGATTGAAAGTTTGAAAGAGGAAGGGGATGCTTTAAACGTTGAATTTCAAGAGTGTAACTTCAATTTCGACAAGTACGAGAAAAATGCAACAACACGTGGTCCATTATCGTGTAAAACTAAAacggaaaataaaaagaaggaaaaaatcgaatttaaagaCGTGAATGATTTTCATAGCCTCGTTGCGATAACgg GTCACACGGAAAATTGGACGTTGGACGATCACTTGTTCTTCTTAAAAACGAGGAAGAAGTGCAAAAGCATCCCGACTCTGGTTACGACGATTCGAAAAAAGTGTCCAGATTTAACGGCCGAGACAATAGTGAATCACGAGGCGTGGTACAAACATTACGAAGATTTGCGGGAAAGGCAAAGGATGGCGGTGAAGGAATGGCGGCAGCGAAAAGAATCggagaggaaaataaaaaatatcgatgaaattggGAGAGAAACGGAGCGTTGCCGCGAAAAGGAGGATCTCCAAGACGAAATTGTCGAGGAGAAAgcgataaaagtttttaaaaacgcGAAGTCAACTCGTTCGGAAACTAACAGCAGTGCgagttcgaataataataataataataataataatgatgagaagaaagaattgatCAAAAGGTGGAAAATCGAGAAGGAAAATAAACGTTTCGTGGACGAGGAACAGATGAGACTGCGAATGAAgttgaagagagaaagggaggaagatAGAAGGAAGAAACGTCGGGAAAAGATTCAGGAATCTTTGGAAgagtacaaaaagaaaaagtcgaTGGAAAATAGTTTGAAAGAAATGAACAAAGTTCAGAGAGAGAGGTGTAAATATAACACAACTTTGATTAAAGCGTTTAG gGAGCAGGATAAAGAATATacggagaagaggaaaaatttaattctacgtTCAAAGAAACCGAAGAAAAGCGAGTTGGTGGACGTGAAGAGGGTGGAACTCGTTGAAACGCGAAATTATTCGACGTTGTTGAGTAGCACGAAGGTTTGGAGGGAGAAGTGTAAAACAATGGACGACGATTCGACGAGGTTGAATAATACGAACGAATTTCGATACATCAAGGATATCCCAAGAAT GTGTATCCGATGGAGGAACGAAGAATCGGAGGATCTAAATGtctaa